One window of the Candidatus Omnitrophota bacterium genome contains the following:
- a CDS encoding AMP-binding protein, with protein MELYSTFIKSIEKYADCTALEWEDGHLTFQELKDGINAAGRALKKRKNGERSNICLVAPNTPYFFYGLMGILSAGHVAVPLNPLLNPEELAALIAHAKSSVLLYDPLLSEKVQQAASQMKIKIDLIPLPQLLENNFPITENLLPSIQPDDASMILYTSGTTGDPKGVILTHRNIYEDCLLFTTVIDFSPADTLPLMLPLFHTFAMTVILFGALMRGSKIRLYPQFTPQKILECIVQDSSVILVAVPPMFYMLARFAPDGIASQHHIRMAVSGGGPLPMEASNAFQEKFNHEILEGYGLTETSPVVSVNLPGKNKPGTIGPPLPGVEVQVRDNDGNTLGCHEVGELCVRGKIVMQGYYRNPEATQAVFYEDGWFRTGDLARIDEEGYMQIVGRAKDLIVCGGENIYPREIEETLLRHPAVAEAAVVGRPHRLRSETPFAFIVLNEDAKSEITESELRKHCRAHLAEYKIPEGFSFIEEMPKTATRKIQKEELKKIYFNKNPKN; from the coding sequence AAAGAGAAAAAACGGCGAACGCAGCAATATCTGTTTGGTCGCCCCCAATACGCCATATTTTTTTTATGGACTTATGGGCATCCTTAGCGCTGGGCATGTCGCCGTTCCCCTCAATCCCCTGCTCAATCCCGAAGAACTCGCCGCCTTGATCGCTCATGCGAAATCTTCCGTTTTGTTGTACGATCCACTCTTGTCGGAAAAAGTCCAGCAGGCCGCGTCTCAGATGAAAATAAAAATCGATTTGATTCCCCTCCCGCAGTTGTTGGAAAACAATTTCCCCATTACGGAGAATCTTCTTCCATCGATCCAACCGGACGACGCTTCGATGATCCTCTATACCTCCGGCACGACCGGCGATCCCAAAGGCGTCATACTCACTCACCGCAATATTTACGAAGATTGTCTCTTATTCACCACCGTAATCGATTTCAGTCCCGCCGATACCCTGCCTTTGATGCTGCCGTTGTTTCATACATTCGCCATGACCGTCATTCTGTTCGGAGCCCTGATGCGGGGTTCAAAAATTCGGCTCTACCCGCAATTCACGCCGCAAAAGATTCTCGAATGCATCGTCCAAGATTCCAGCGTCATACTGGTCGCCGTTCCGCCCATGTTTTACATGCTGGCTCGTTTCGCGCCGGACGGCATTGCTTCCCAACACCATATTCGAATGGCGGTATCCGGGGGCGGTCCATTGCCGATGGAGGCGTCGAATGCCTTCCAAGAGAAATTCAACCATGAAATCCTGGAAGGGTATGGCCTGACGGAGACGTCCCCCGTCGTATCGGTGAACCTCCCAGGGAAAAATAAGCCCGGAACCATCGGCCCTCCTCTTCCCGGCGTAGAAGTCCAAGTGCGCGACAATGATGGAAATACCCTCGGCTGCCATGAAGTCGGCGAACTCTGCGTGAGAGGCAAAATCGTCATGCAGGGGTATTATAGAAATCCCGAAGCCACCCAAGCGGTATTCTACGAGGATGGATGGTTCCGCACCGGCGATCTGGCCCGCATCGACGAAGAGGGATATATGCAAATTGTCGGCCGCGCCAAAGACCTTATCGTTTGCGGCGGCGAAAACATCTATCCCCGCGAAATCGAAGAGACGCTGCTTCGCCATCCCGCCGTCGCGGAAGCGGCAGTAGTAGGCCGTCCCCATCGATTGCGCTCGGAGACGCCCTTCGCCTTCATTGTCCTGAACGAAGACGCGAAAAGCGAAATTACGGAGTCCGAATTGCGCAAACACTGCCGCGCGCATCTTGCGGAATATAAAATTCCGGAAGGCTTTTCCTTCATCGAGGAAATGCCGAAAACCGCTACCCGCAAGATCCAAAAAGAGGAACTGAAAAAGATTTATTTTAATAAGAATCCTAAAAATTGA